CACAATATTTCACATAGCCCCATTATTTTTAATCGACTCCTCTTTTACTTCCACAAGCTTAGCAAGCAATTAGTTGAAACTTTCTCAGCTGCAAACGACTTAGAGTCAATAAAAAAGTGCTTTGATTATTTATAATCAAAGCACTTTATTCTGTTCGATCCTAATATAAAAGGACTATTTACTAAAGCTATTCTATCACTAGTCTTTTCGTAACAGCAGTATCTTTATTAGAAAATCTAACTAAGTAAATACCTTTATTAAATTCTGATGTATTTACCTGTATATCTTTACCACCTTCAAGTATAAGAACCGATTGTCCAAGAGTATTGAACATTTCTATTGAAGAAAACTCTTTTGCAGATATGGA
This genomic stretch from Bacteroidota bacterium harbors:
- a CDS encoding T9SS type A sorting domain-containing protein, encoding SISAKEFSSIEMFNTLGQSVLILEGGKDIQVNTSEFNKGIYLVRFSNKDTAVTKRLVIE